One stretch of Corallococcus exiguus DNA includes these proteins:
- a CDS encoding protein kinase domain-containing protein: MESQTSNASITSLRVGSLTHVRVAGVIDETFPLTPASKGIQGLVVVDLGLVERISSFGVRRWIEFAGHPPQGVSGLYVVNAPPVVVDQLNMVEGFAGVARVLSLLAPYTCRFCKEDRLRLVRLVEEAKVLEQGGAPPHQCPVCSQPLEFADEPTEFFDFARRQQFSAVDPAVLRYLRSGIPSEPSELSSHLKIVQDDITFITLASTLKGDLNVRRLASGLEGRVAFDCCHVSVVEQEALPRIEQVLEVAAQGAQVVLCRVPPPLLAVLAKSTKTLPAKLATLWLPCDCRNCGQVTHQRIQTSEYLEVLRAKGTMERVCPVCGGSARAPALAQFQGLLARTPLTDKPLEDIEALEQRALSQYLFGSTNTDPGARGSSATDTHTSGARLQIIRRLGQGGMAEVFLAKQQGVKGFEKFVVMKKILAQFAENPEFVDMLFAEARANARLTHPNVVQTFDVGVTDGVAYILMEYVRGPDLKRLLTELRRKGMALPLEHALRIVAEVAAGLHYAHSYVDPSGTAHPVVHRDVSPHNVLVSLDGAIKLSDFGIAKVQGEEHTQAGVIKGKISYLSPEAASGRPLDWRNDVFALGVVLFELLTGQLPFRRDHDAATLAAIVREPAPVPSQLRPHIPQDVSDLILRALVKDPARRTPSAAAMREEIEAVIAHHRLSSSPASVAQFFKETLGDRLSEYAPSSIAGPGTGSNPRALMPGTGSHSRNVGTGSGSDMRAPSDLSRPPVRGGSGSMPRMEPPPVASPPEPAERGTEVVSVNGPPMASAPPVAPPVAAAPRPSRPAAPPPTSPMPPPTAVRPAASANVPTRVGPPPQAPARPSVAVPSVAPLTAAPQPHPVAAPPSHGGTHAQYGAAHAQQGSAPPPPLGHHAPPPTGSHAAYGGHHPVAAPPPHVAAPHAPPVSAPVAPPTRPPAAPVAAPPAPVHAVSPTAQAPGAEATGKGLTPGQRKGLIVGGVGLVLAGLALVFLLPKGGVEVRNAQEGERVYVSGVLLDASQGLPEGNTGWLISTAVDGKLHRFGKVPKSEHIDLRTLADAPPQAEARGMLSITGAQGCRVALGSQVLEGQTPLSNQMPAGREFEVRVTCGGKPDVVRWVMAVPGQGVVLDVP; the protein is encoded by the coding sequence GTGGAGAGCCAAACTTCCAATGCCAGCATCACCTCCCTGCGCGTGGGCAGTCTGACCCACGTGCGCGTGGCCGGGGTGATCGACGAAACCTTCCCCCTCACGCCAGCCTCCAAGGGCATCCAGGGCCTGGTGGTGGTGGACCTGGGCCTGGTGGAGCGGATCAGCTCCTTCGGTGTGCGCCGGTGGATCGAGTTCGCCGGCCACCCGCCGCAGGGCGTGTCGGGGCTGTACGTCGTCAACGCGCCGCCGGTGGTGGTGGATCAGCTCAACATGGTGGAGGGCTTCGCGGGCGTCGCGCGCGTGCTCTCGCTGTTGGCGCCGTACACGTGCCGCTTCTGCAAGGAGGACCGGCTGCGGCTGGTCCGCCTGGTGGAGGAGGCGAAGGTGCTGGAGCAGGGCGGGGCCCCGCCGCACCAGTGCCCGGTGTGCTCCCAGCCGCTGGAGTTCGCGGACGAGCCCACGGAGTTCTTCGACTTCGCGCGCCGCCAGCAGTTCTCCGCGGTGGATCCCGCGGTGCTGCGCTACCTGCGCTCCGGCATCCCGTCGGAGCCGTCCGAGCTCTCGTCGCACCTGAAGATCGTCCAGGACGACATCACCTTCATCACCCTGGCCAGTACGCTCAAGGGCGACCTCAACGTGCGCCGGCTGGCGTCCGGCCTGGAGGGGCGCGTCGCGTTCGACTGCTGCCACGTGAGCGTGGTGGAGCAGGAAGCGCTGCCGCGCATCGAACAGGTGCTGGAGGTGGCCGCGCAGGGCGCCCAGGTGGTGCTGTGCCGCGTGCCGCCGCCGCTGCTGGCCGTGCTGGCGAAGTCCACCAAGACGCTGCCCGCGAAGCTGGCCACGCTGTGGCTGCCGTGTGACTGCCGCAACTGCGGCCAGGTCACCCACCAGCGCATCCAGACCTCCGAGTACCTGGAGGTGCTGCGCGCCAAGGGCACCATGGAGCGCGTGTGCCCCGTCTGCGGCGGCAGCGCCCGGGCTCCGGCGCTCGCGCAGTTCCAGGGGCTGCTCGCGCGCACGCCGCTCACCGACAAGCCGCTGGAGGACATCGAGGCGCTGGAGCAGCGCGCGCTCAGTCAGTACCTCTTCGGCTCCACCAACACGGACCCCGGCGCCCGGGGCTCGTCAGCCACGGACACGCACACCAGCGGCGCGCGGCTGCAGATCATCCGCCGGCTGGGGCAGGGCGGCATGGCGGAAGTGTTTCTCGCCAAGCAGCAGGGCGTGAAGGGCTTCGAGAAGTTCGTGGTGATGAAGAAGATTCTCGCGCAGTTCGCTGAGAATCCTGAGTTCGTCGACATGCTCTTCGCGGAGGCCCGCGCCAACGCGCGCCTCACGCACCCCAACGTCGTGCAGACCTTCGACGTGGGCGTGACGGACGGTGTGGCGTACATCCTGATGGAGTATGTGCGCGGCCCGGACCTGAAGCGCCTGCTCACGGAGCTGCGCCGCAAGGGCATGGCGCTGCCGCTGGAGCACGCGCTGCGCATCGTGGCGGAGGTCGCCGCGGGCCTGCACTACGCGCACAGCTACGTGGACCCTTCCGGCACGGCGCACCCGGTGGTGCACCGCGACGTCAGCCCCCACAACGTGCTGGTGTCGCTGGACGGCGCCATCAAGCTGTCGGACTTCGGCATCGCCAAGGTGCAGGGCGAGGAGCACACGCAGGCGGGCGTCATCAAGGGGAAGATTTCGTATCTCTCCCCGGAGGCCGCCAGCGGCCGCCCGCTGGACTGGCGCAACGACGTGTTCGCGCTGGGCGTGGTGCTCTTCGAACTGCTCACCGGCCAGCTGCCGTTCCGCCGGGACCATGACGCGGCCACGCTCGCGGCCATCGTGCGCGAGCCCGCGCCGGTGCCCTCGCAGCTGCGGCCCCACATCCCGCAGGACGTGTCGGACCTCATCCTGCGCGCGCTGGTGAAGGACCCGGCGCGGCGCACGCCCTCCGCGGCGGCGATGCGCGAGGAGATTGAAGCCGTCATCGCGCACCACCGGCTGTCCTCGTCGCCCGCGTCGGTGGCGCAGTTCTTCAAGGAGACGCTGGGCGACCGGCTCTCCGAGTACGCGCCGTCATCCATCGCCGGCCCGGGGACGGGCTCCAACCCCCGGGCGCTGATGCCGGGCACGGGCTCGCACTCGCGCAACGTGGGCACGGGCTCGGGCAGCGACATGCGGGCCCCCTCGGACCTGTCCCGTCCGCCCGTGCGCGGCGGTTCCGGCAGCATGCCCCGGATGGAGCCGCCCCCGGTGGCCTCCCCGCCGGAGCCCGCCGAGCGGGGCACCGAGGTCGTCTCCGTCAACGGGCCGCCCATGGCCTCCGCGCCTCCGGTGGCACCGCCCGTGGCCGCCGCGCCCCGTCCGTCGCGCCCGGCCGCGCCTCCGCCCACGTCGCCGATGCCGCCGCCCACCGCGGTGCGCCCCGCGGCGTCCGCCAACGTGCCCACGCGCGTGGGGCCGCCGCCGCAGGCGCCCGCGCGTCCGTCGGTGGCGGTGCCGTCCGTCGCCCCGCTGACCGCGGCTCCGCAGCCGCACCCCGTGGCAGCGCCCCCGTCGCATGGGGGCACCCACGCGCAATACGGGGCCGCCCACGCGCAGCAGGGAAGCGCCCCGCCGCCGCCGCTGGGGCACCATGCGCCGCCGCCGACCGGCTCCCACGCGGCCTATGGGGGACACCACCCCGTGGCCGCGCCGCCGCCGCACGTGGCTGCCCCGCATGCTCCGCCGGTGTCCGCTCCCGTGGCTCCGCCCACGCGGCCTCCGGCGGCTCCCGTGGCCGCGCCGCCGGCCCCCGTCCACGCGGTCTCCCCCACGGCTCAGGCGCCCGGCGCCGAAGCGACGGGGAAGGGACTGACGCCCGGTCAGCGCAAGGGGCTCATCGTGGGCGGCGTGGGCCTGGTGCTCGCGGGGCTCGCGTTGGTGTTCCTGCTGCCCAAGGGCGGCGTGGAGGTGCGCAACGCCCAGGAGGGTGAGCGCGTCTACGTGTCCGGCGTCCTGCTGGATGCGAGCCAGGGCCTGCCCGAAGGCAACACCGGCTGGCTCATCTCCACGGCCGTGGACGGCAAGCTGCACCGTTTCGGCAAGGTGCCGAAGTCGGAGCACATCGACCTGCGCACGCTCGCGGACGCCCCGCCCCAGGCGGAGGCCCGGGGCATGCTCAGCATCACTGGTGCCCAAGGCTGCCGCGTGGCGCTGGGCTCGCAGGTGCTGGAGGGCCAGACGCCCCTGTCCAACCAGATGCCCGCGGGGCGCGAGTTCGAGGTGCGCGTCACCTGCGGCGGCAAGCCCGACGTCGTCCGCTGGGTGATGGCCGTCCCGGGGCAGGGCGTCGTGCTGGACGTGCCCTGA
- a CDS encoding SLOG cluster 4 domain-containing protein, with the protein MRRHRRIIGVFGSGAHSHDEWVVPLARWIAEAGFDLLTGAGGGVMSVAAGAFVQVEGRRGAAIGIIPGTVGADGRYQPRAGYPNTDIEIPIYTHLPLSGEQGTDPMSRNHINVLTPHALVALPGGAGTAAEAVLALRYGKPLILHGPPELFRRFPVEAERTTSLERVAEFLLAATR; encoded by the coding sequence ATGCGCAGACACCGCCGCATCATCGGAGTGTTCGGCTCCGGGGCGCACTCCCACGACGAGTGGGTCGTCCCCCTGGCGCGGTGGATTGCGGAGGCCGGGTTCGACCTGCTCACCGGCGCGGGTGGCGGCGTCATGAGCGTGGCGGCGGGGGCCTTCGTCCAGGTGGAGGGGCGGCGGGGGGCGGCCATCGGCATCATCCCCGGCACCGTGGGCGCGGACGGCCGTTACCAGCCCCGGGCCGGCTACCCGAACACGGACATCGAAATCCCCATCTACACCCACCTGCCGCTCAGCGGGGAGCAGGGCACGGACCCCATGAGCCGCAACCACATCAACGTGCTGACGCCGCATGCCCTGGTCGCGCTGCCCGGGGGCGCCGGCACCGCGGCGGAGGCCGTCCTGGCCTTGCGCTATGGCAAGCCGCTCATCCTGCACGGGCCACCGGAGCTGTTCCGGCGCTTCCCGGTGGAGGCCGAGCGCACCACCTCCCTGGAGCGGGTGGCCGAGTT